CCGTCAACATGATCGCCGCCGACAACCCCGCCACGCCGCTGCGCGCGCAGGTCGAGGCGGGGAATGTCACCGGCGACGTCTTCGACATCGAGGTCTCGGACGCGATCCGCCTGTGCGACGAGGGCGCGCTGGTCGAGATCGACCCCGCGATGCTGCCCGCCGCCCCCGACGGCACGCCCGCCGCCGACGACTTCGTGCCCGGCGCGCTGCAGGACTGCGCGGTGGCCAACATCGTCTGGGGCACGGTCATCGCCTACAATACCACCAAGTTCGAGGGCGAGGCGCCGACCACGGCCGCCGACTTCTTCGACACCGAGACCTATCCCGGCCAGCGCGGCCTGCCGCGCAACCCCAAGCGCACGCTGTACCTGGCGCTGATCGCCGACGGGGCCGCCGCCGACGAGGTCTATGACCTGTTGGCCACCGACGAGGGCGTCGACCGCGCCTTTGCGAAACTGGACACGATCAAGGACCAGACCGTCTGGTGGGAGGCCGGCGCCCAGCCCGTGCAGCTGCTGGCGGATGGCGAGGTCACCATGACCACCGCCTACAATGGCCGCGTCTTTGACGCGATGGTGGCCGAGGACCAGCCCTTCGAGATCATCTGGGACGGGCAGTACATGGACATGGACATGTTCGTGATCCCGGTCGATGCCCCGAATCCGGAAGCGGCGATGGAATACCTGAAGTTCGCCACCGACACGCAGCGGCTGGCCGATCAGGCGCGCTACATCGCCTATGGTCCGGCGCGGATGTCCTCGGCCTCGCTGGTCGGGCTGTATCAGGACGACGAGACCGAGATGGCGCCGCACATGCCCACCAGCCCCGCGGCGCTGGAGAACGCCGTGCTGGACGACCCGGAATTCTGGGCCGACCATGCCGCCGAGCTGACCGAGCGGTTCAACAGCTGGCTCGCCTCCTCCTGATCCGAAACGCCGCCGCCCCGTCCGTCGATCGGATCCGGGGTGGCGGCCCTGACTGCCGGGGACGACATGGCGAACGCCGCACTTGATCCACATGCCGCCATCGCCACCACCGCATCCGGGGTGGGGTCGGGGCTCTTGACCACCGAGGACGGCAAGCCGCTGGCGCGCGCGCTGGTGCGCAGCCAGCGCCGCGCCCGCAAGCGGGCCTTCCTGCTGGTGCTGCCGCTGCTGGTCTTCATCCTGGTCACCTTCGTGGTGCCGATCGGGCAGATGCTGACGCGGTCCTTCCACAATGACGGCTTCTCGGCCAACATGCCGCAGGTCTCGGCGTGGTTCGCCGAAACGGAGCGCGGCACGCCCCCGGACGAGGCCGCCTGGACGGCCTTGGCCACCGACTTGGTCGCCAGCGCGGATGCGCGCAGCATCGGCGTGGTGGGCACGCGGATCAACTATGACATGCCGGGCACGCGGTCGCTGTTCACCTCGACCGGCCGCCAGGTGCGCGGCGGGATGGAGCCGCCCTATCAGGCCAACCTGCTGGAGATCAACGAGGACTGGGGCGACCCGCGCCTGTGGTCGGTCATGCGCGAGGCCTCGACCCCGCTGACCGCGAACTTCTACCTGGCCTCGATGGACCGCACCCGCGACGAGACCGGCGCGATCCAGCAGGTCGAGGAACAGCAGCGCATCTATGCGACGCTGTTCTGGCGCACCTTCTGGCTGTCGGCGGTGATCACCGCCCTGACCTTCATCCTGGGCTTTCCCATCGCGCATCTGCTGGCGACGCTGCCGATGCGCCGCTCGAACCTGCTGATGATCCTGGTGCTGCTGCCCTTCTGGACCTCGCTTCTGGTGCGCACGACCAGCTGGATGGTGCTTCTGCAGCAGCAGGGCGTGGTCAACGACATCCTGGTCTGGCTGGGCGTGATCGGCGGCAGCCAGCGGCTGCAGATGATCTACAACCAGACCGGCACGATTATCGCGATGACGCATATCCTGCTGCCCTTCATGATCCTGCCGCTGTACTCGGTGATGCGGACGATCAACCCGACCTATGTGCGCGCCGCGCGCAGCCTGGGAGCGACCAGCTGGACGGCGTTCCGCCGGGTCTATTTCCCGCAGACCCTGCCGGGACTGGGGGCGGGCGCGATGCTGGTCTTCATCCTGGCGGTCGGATACTACATCACCCCCGCGCTGGTCGGCGGATCCTCGGGGATGCTGATCTCCAACATGATCGCCCAGCATATGACCGGCACGCTGAACTGGTCGATGGCCGCGGCGCTGGCCGCCCTGCTCTTGGGCGCGGTGCTGGTCCTCTACTGGGTCTATGACCGCCTCGTCGGCGTCGACAACCTGAAACTGGGATAGGCGAATGGCACTTCCAAGCTATGCATCACCGCTGGAGCGCGTCTGGCATTACGCCTATCTGGCCGGCTGCGCGGCGATCTTCTTCTTCCTCATCGCGCCCATCGTGGTCATCATCCCGCTGAGCTTCAACGCCGAGCCCTATTTCACCTTCACCGACCGGATGCTGGAGTTCGACCCCGAGGGCTACAGCACCCGCTGGTATTCCAGCCTGCTGACCTTCGGCATGCAGGACCCCGAGGCCACGGGCTGGGCCTTCTGGTCGGATGCCTGGGCCAATGCGAACTGGGTCAAGGCAGCCAAGAACTCGATCATCATCGGGGTCTGCTCGACCATCGTGGCGACCGGGCTGGGGACGCTGGCGGCGCTTGGCCTGTCGCGCCCCGAGATGCCCTATCGCCGGGCGATCATGGCGATCCTGATCTCTCCGATGATCGTGCCGCTGATCATCACCGCGACGGGGATGTTCTTCTTCTATTCGAACCCCTGCGAGCTGCTGACCCTGGTGGGTCTGGATCCGCAATGCGGGCGGCTGGCGGGCAGCTATCTGGGGGTGATCCTGGCCCATGCGACCTTGGGCATCCCCTTCGTCATCATCACCGTGACCGCGACGCTGGTGGGGTTCGACCAGTCGCTGAACCGCGCGGCGGCCAGCCTGGGGGCCAATCCGCGCACGACCTTCTTCAAGGTGACCATGCCCCTGATCCTGCCGGGCGTGGTGTCGGGGGCGCTGTTCGCCTTCGTCACCTCGTTCGACGAGGTGGTGGCGGTGCTGTTCATCGCCGGCCCCGATCAGCAGACCATCCCCCGCCAGATGTGGAACGGCATCCGCGAGCAGATCAGCCCGGCCATCCTTGCGGTGGCCACGCTGCTGGTGATCTTCTCGATCGCGCTTCTGACCACGGTCGAGCTGCTGCGCCGCCGGTCCGAGCGCATCCGGGGCGTCACGCCGCGATGACCGAGGCGACGCGCGGGCCGATGACCTTGGACGAGCTGGAGGACGCGGCGGCGCGTCCTGCCCCGCCCGCCTATCCGGCGATCACCCGGGCCGAGCGCGCGCATGGCCGCCGCCTGGCCGCCATCCACGACATGTACCGGGCCGAATTGGACGGGGTTGCGCGCCTTCTGTCCCAGATCCGGGCGCGCGTGGCCCAGCCCGGGGAACTGGCGCCCGCGCTGGCGGGCACGCAGCTGGCGCGCAATATGGCGATGTTCGGCACCGCCTGCGGGCGCGATTGCGCGCTGCTGCAGAACCATCACGACATCGAGGAGCAGTGGATGTTCCCCGCGCTGTCCTCGGCCGGGGGGGCGGCGCTGGCCCCGGTGATCGCGCGGCTGATGGCCGAGCATCGGCTGATCCACGCGCTGATCGGCGATCTGCACCAAGCCGCCGAGGCGCTGGTCGCGGATCCCGGCGCGGCGGCCTTTGCCCGCTGCGCCGAGGGCTTTGCGGCGCTGGACCGGGCCATCCGGTCGCATTTCGGATATGAGGAGACGGTGCTGGAGGAGCCCCTGGGGGCGTTGCGGGTGCCGATCTGAGGGGGTCCTTGCGTCCCGCGACGGCGGGGGGCCAGCCCCGTCGCCGGCTGGTCCTCGGACCAGTGGCGCACCAGCCGGCGACCCCCCGGGATATTTTCGCCAAGATGAAAGGCGTTTCGGGTCAGGGCAGGATCGCGAGCCACATCCAGATCGTCAGGGTCGAGAGGGCGGTGGCGATCAGGACGCTGGAGGCGGCGACGCGGCGGGCGGCGCCGTAGATGTTGGCGAAGAGATAGGCGTTCACGCCCGGCGCCATCGACGCGGTCAGCACCGCCGAGCGCATCCCGTCGCGGTCGAGGCCCAGGAGGTGGCCGGTGGCGAAGGTGATGGCGGGATGGAGGACCAGCGCGCAGGCGCAGCAGAGCGCGATGGCCCCCATGTCGCCCTCGGGACGGTAGCGGAAGAGGACGCCCCCCAGCCCGAAGAGCGCCGCCGGCAGGGCCGAGCGCGCGATCATGTCGGCCGCGTCCCAGACCCCCTGCGGCAGCACCAGCCCCGCCTGCGTCAGCAGGTTGATGGTCAGGCCCGACAGGATGCCGATGACCAGCGCGGTGCGCAGCACGCCGGACAGGGCGCGCAGCGAGATGCGCCCGACCGACAGGCCCGAGCCGCGGGCGCGGGTGAACTCCATCACCGTGATCCCGAAAGTGTAGAGCAGCGGCGAATGCAGGGCGATGATCGCCCAGTTGCCGTCCAGCGCCTCGGGCCCGTAGGCGCGTTCGGTGATCGGGATGCCCAAGAGCAGGCTGTTCGAGAAGAGGCAGACGAAGCCGATCGCCACGCAATCCATCGGCGGCCGGTGGAACAGGTAGCGCGCCCCCGCCCAGCCCAGCCCGAAGCCCGCGAAGGCGCCCAGATAGAAGGGGATCAGCAGCTGCGCGCGGAACTCGGTCCCCAGGTCCAGACGGGACATCGACACGCAGAGCAGCATCGGCACGGCGAAGTTCTGGGCATAGCTCATCAGCCCGTCCACGGCGGTCGGGCCGAACCAGCCGCGCCACGCGACCAGATAGCCGAACCCCACCACCAGGAAGATCGGCAGGATGATCGTGAAGAGCGCGCTCATGCGGCGGGGGGAAGGTCGGGGGTCAGGGCGGTGGTGACGATCTGCAGCCCGTCATGGGCGGGGGTGACATGGGCGGGCGTCGTGGCAGCGATGGTGGCGTAGTCCATCTCGATATGCATGTTGGTCAGGATGGCCCGCGGGCTGCGCGAGCGGGCGATCCAGTCCAGGGCCAGCGCCAGATGGGCGTGGCTGGGATGGGGCTGGGGGCGCAGCGCGTCGCAGATGAAGACCGGCGCATCCTGGATCAGCGGCCAGGCGGCCTCGGGGATGGCCGAGACGTCGGGCAGGTAGACGAGGCCGCCGATGCGGAAGCCCAGGGCCGTGATCTCTCCGTGCTGGACGCGGAAGGGGATCAGGGCGACGGGGCCGCCGGGGCCGTCGACGGTGATGCGCCCGGTGATCGGGTGCAGCGCGCAGATGGGGGGGTACTGGCTGCCCTCGGGCGTCTCGAAGACATAGCCGAAGCGGGTGGTCAGCGCATGGGCCGTGGGCGCGTCGGCATGGATCGGCAGGATGCGGCGGGCATTGAAGACCATCTGGCGCAGGTCGTCGATGCCGTGGACATGATCGGCATGGGCATGGGTGTAGACGACCGCGTCCAGCACCGCCACGTCGGCATCCAGCATCTGCGGCACCAGGTCGGGGCCGGTGTCGATCAGCACCCGCGTGGTGCCGCCGGGGCCGTCGCGCTCAACCAGCAGCGAACAGCGGCGGCGGCGGTTGCGGGGGTTGGCGGGGTCGCACTCGCCCCACCGGTTGCCAAGGCGGGGCACGCCGCCCGAGGATCCGCAGCCCAGGATGGTGGCGCGCAGCGTCGGGCCGCTCACCGGGCGGCCTTGGCAAAGAGGCGGTCGAAATTCGCCTCGGTCCGGGCCGCGAAGTCGGGCAGGTCCAGCCCGAAGACCTGCGCGCCGACGGCGGCGGTATGGGCGACATAGGCGGGTTCGTTGCGGCGCCCGCGATGGGGGGGCGGGGCCAGGTAGGGGCTGTCGGTTTCGACCAGGATCCGGTCCAGCGGCGCGGCCTTGAAGATGTCGCGCAGGTCGGACGACCGCGGGAAGGCCGCGATGCCCGACATGGACAGGTAGAAGCCCAGATCCAGCGCCGCCTCGGCCAAAGCGGGCGACGAGCTGAAGCAGTGCATCACGCAGCCGAAGGCGCCCGCGCGGTGCTCCTCGGTCAGGATGCGGGCCATGTCTTCATCCGCGTCGCGGGCATGGATGATCAGCGGCAGGCCGGTCACGCGCGCGGCCTCGATATGGATGTGCAGGCTGTCCTGCTGCAGGGCGGCCGTCTCGGCGGTGTAGTGATAGTCGAGGCCCGTCTCGCCGATGGCCACGAACTTGGGATGATCAGCCAGGGCCACCAGCTGGTCCAGCGTCGCCATCGGCTCGTCGGCCACGCTCATCGGGTGGGTGCCGGCGGCGTAGAAGACGCCCGCATGCGCCTCGGCCAGCGCGCGGACCTGCGGTTCCTGGCGCAGCCTGGTGCAGATGGTGACCATGCGGGTCACGCCCGCCGCATGGGCACGGGCGATCAGCGCGTCATGCTCGCCCTCGAAATCGGGGAAATCCAGATGGCAATGGCTGTCGGTCAGCGACAGGGGGGTCGCGTCGTGCATCGTTCATCCCTTGTGCGGCAGCGCGGCCTGGGCTGGCGGCAGCTGCGCCAGATCCAGGACCATATCCATCACCAGCGCGGCAGGGTCAAGGTTGACCGCCCGCCCCGTGCGGGCGCGCGCCGACAGGCGGGCCTGCGCCTCGGCCCAGATGCGGGCGGCGCGGTCGTCGGGGGACAGCCGCGCCATCAGCGCGCCCTCGCCCTTCGCGGCCTGCGGCAGGGGGGCGCCCATCAGCCCGGCGCGCGCCATGCGCGTGAGGAAGCGGTCCAGCACGGTGATGGTCAGATCGAAGGGGTCGCCCTCGGCGCCCGCCCGCCCCGCCGCCGCGTCGGCAAAGCGCACGGCGGCCAGCCGGTCCATCCGGGGCAGGGTGGCGAACAGGTCGACCAGATCCTGATAGCGGTCCAGCCCCCCTGGCCCGCCAGCCGCAGCGCCTCTCCGACCGAGCCCCCCGACAGCGCGGCCAGAGCCTCTGCATCCTCGTCGATGCCCATGTCCGACAGGATCCCCGCCATCTGGCGCGGGGCCAGCGGCGACAGGCGCAGCGTCCGGCAGCGCGAGCGGATGGTGGGCAGAAGGCCCGCGGGCTGATGCGCGATCATCAGGATCAGCGCGTCTTTGGGCGGTTCCTCCAGCACCTTCAGCAGGGCATTGGCGGCGGCGGTGTTCATGTCGTCGGCGGCATCGATGATGGCCACGCGGCGGCCGCCCTCCGCCGCCGAGAGGTGGAAGAAGGACAGCAGGCGCCGGATCTCGTCCACGGTGATCTCGGCCCGCAGGCGCCCGGCCTTGTCGTCCCAAGGGCGGCGGATCAGCTGCAGGCGCGGCTCGGACAGGGCCTTGATGCGCCGCGCCTCGGGCCCCTCGCGTTCGACCGACAGATGGGCGCTGTCGGCCCCGGCCAGAAGCCAGCGCGCGATGGCCCAGGCCAGGGTCGCCTTGCCCACGCCGCGCGGCCCGGTCAAGAGCCAGGCGTGGTGCAGCCGACCGCCGCGCGCGGCCTCGGTGAAGGCGGCGATGGCCGCGTCCTGGCCGATGACGCGGGAGGCGTGGCGCGGATGAGGCGCGCCGGGCACGCGGTCGGGTTCGGGAATGTCGGGGGCGTCTGTCTTCATGGGAACGGGCGTCACAGGGCCAGGCGGATGCGGGCGGCGACCTGCGCGGGCGTCCCCGTGCCGTCGATCAGGCGGACCCGGTCGGGATATTCCCGGGCCAGCGCGCGAAACCCGGTGGCGAGGCGTTCCTGAAACCCCAACCCCAGGCTTTCGAAGCGGTCCTCGGCCCCGCCGCGTGCCGCGCCGCGCTGCAACCCGGTGGCGGGGTCGATGTCGATGACGAAGCTGCGGTCGGGCTCGATCCCGATCATCAGCCCGTGCAGCCGGTCGACCAGATCCCGCAGGTCGCCGCGCGCGGCGCCCTGATAGACGCGGGTGCTGTCGGCGAAGCGGTCGGTGACGACCGTGTGGCCCGCCGCCAGCGCGGGGCGGATGGTGCGCTCCAGATGATCGCGGCGGGCGGCGGTGAAGAGCAGGCATTCCGTCTCGGGCGACCAGCGTTCGCCCGCGCCCTCGACCAGCAGGCGGCGGATCTCCTCGGCGCCGGGGCTGCCGCCGGGCTCGCGGGTCAGCACGACCTCGCGGCCCTCGGCGCGCAAGGCCTCGGCCAGAAGCCGGGCCTGGGTGGACTTGCCGCAGCCGTCGATGCCTTCGAAGCTGATCAGCATCAGCCGGTGACGGCGCTGATCGCGCGCTGGCCCAGCTGCATCACGGCGCCGCGCAGTCGGCCGACGAAGCCCGCCTCGGGCACGGCCGAGGCGGCCAGCAGCGGGGTGACGGTGTCGGGCCGGCCGGGCACGGTCACCACCAGCCGCGCGATCTCGGCGCCCTCTGCGATCGGGGCGGGGATCGGGCCGTCATAGACGACCTCGACCCGGACCTGGTCGCGCACGGCGATCGGCACCAGCACGTTGACGCCGTTCCGGGTCGTCAGGCCCACCCGCGTCTCGGTGCCCAGCCAGACGGGCGCCTCCAGCACCGTCTCGCCCGCGGGGACCAGCCGGTTCATGGCGAAGTCGCGAAAGGCCCAGTTGACGATGCGCTCGGATTCCTCGGCGCGGGCGCGGTCGCTGTCCAGCCCCGAGATGACGAAGATGACCCGCCGCCCGTCCTGGATCGCCGATCCGACCAAGCCATAGCCCGCCTCCTGCGTGTGGCCGGTCTTGAGCCCGTCGGCGGTCCATTCGCCGGTGCCAAGCCGCAGCAGCGGGTTGCGGTTGTTCGCGTTCGAGGGCACGCGGCCCTTGTAGGTGTATTCGGTCATCGCGAACTTCTCGTAGAGTTCGGGAAACTCGCGGATCATGTAGGCGGCCAGCACGCCCAGATCGTGCATCGACATGCGGTGTTCGGGGTCGGGCCATCCGGACGAATTGGTCAGGTTCGTATGGGTCATCCCCAGCTCGGCGGCGCGCGCGGTCATCTGCCGGGCAAAGGCCGCCTCGGTCCCGGCCATGCCCTCGGCCACCACCACGCAGGCATCGTTGCCCGAATTGACGATGATGCCGTGGATCAGCTCCTCGACCGTTGGGCGGTCGGCGGGCTCGACGAACATCTTCGATCCGCCCATCCGCCAGGCCTCGACCGACACGGGGAAGGTGCTCTCCATCGTGTAGCGCCCGTCATGGAGCGCCTCGAAGAGCATGGTCAGGGTCATCAGCTTGGACATCGAGGCCGGGGGCAGCGGCACGTCGGCGTTCTTTTCCATCAGCACCGTGCCCGTCGCCACGTCATAGACCCAGGCCGAGGTGGCCGTGGTCTCGAAGGCCCGGGCGGGGGCGGCCAAGGCCAGCGCGGCGGCGAGCCAGATCAGGAATGCGCGCA
Above is a window of Paracoccus liaowanqingii DNA encoding:
- a CDS encoding ABC transporter permease, with translation MANAALDPHAAIATTASGVGSGLLTTEDGKPLARALVRSQRRARKRAFLLVLPLLVFILVTFVVPIGQMLTRSFHNDGFSANMPQVSAWFAETERGTPPDEAAWTALATDLVASADARSIGVVGTRINYDMPGTRSLFTSTGRQVRGGMEPPYQANLLEINEDWGDPRLWSVMREASTPLTANFYLASMDRTRDETGAIQQVEEQQRIYATLFWRTFWLSAVITALTFILGFPIAHLLATLPMRRSNLLMILVLLPFWTSLLVRTTSWMVLLQQQGVVNDILVWLGVIGGSQRLQMIYNQTGTIIAMTHILLPFMILPLYSVMRTINPTYVRAARSLGATSWTAFRRVYFPQTLPGLGAGAMLVFILAVGYYITPALVGGSSGMLISNMIAQHMTGTLNWSMAAALAALLLGAVLVLYWVYDRLVGVDNLKLG
- a CDS encoding D-alanyl-D-alanine carboxypeptidase family protein, whose product is MRAFLIWLAAALALAAPARAFETTATSAWVYDVATGTVLMEKNADVPLPPASMSKLMTLTMLFEALHDGRYTMESTFPVSVEAWRMGGSKMFVEPADRPTVEELIHGIIVNSGNDACVVVAEGMAGTEAAFARQMTARAAELGMTHTNLTNSSGWPDPEHRMSMHDLGVLAAYMIREFPELYEKFAMTEYTYKGRVPSNANNRNPLLRLGTGEWTADGLKTGHTQEAGYGLVGSAIQDGRRVIFVISGLDSDRARAEESERIVNWAFRDFAMNRLVPAGETVLEAPVWLGTETRVGLTTRNGVNVLVPIAVRDQVRVEVVYDGPIPAPIAEGAEIARLVVTVPGRPDTVTPLLAASAVPEAGFVGRLRGAVMQLGQRAISAVTG
- the tmk gene encoding dTMP kinase: MLISFEGIDGCGKSTQARLLAEALRAEGREVVLTREPGGSPGAEEIRRLLVEGAGERWSPETECLLFTAARRDHLERTIRPALAAGHTVVTDRFADSTRVYQGAARGDLRDLVDRLHGLMIGIEPDRSFVIDIDPATGLQRGAARGGAEDRFESLGLGFQERLATGFRALAREYPDRVRLIDGTGTPAQVAARIRLAL
- a CDS encoding hemerythrin domain-containing protein — its product is MTEATRGPMTLDELEDAAARPAPPAYPAITRAERAHGRRLAAIHDMYRAELDGVARLLSQIRARVAQPGELAPALAGTQLARNMAMFGTACGRDCALLQNHHDIEEQWMFPALSSAGGAALAPVIARLMAEHRLIHALIGDLHQAAEALVADPGAAAFARCAEGFAALDRAIRSHFGYEETVLEEPLGALRVPI
- a CDS encoding AEC family transporter; its protein translation is MSALFTIILPIFLVVGFGYLVAWRGWFGPTAVDGLMSYAQNFAVPMLLCVSMSRLDLGTEFRAQLLIPFYLGAFAGFGLGWAGARYLFHRPPMDCVAIGFVCLFSNSLLLGIPITERAYGPEALDGNWAIIALHSPLLYTFGITVMEFTRARGSGLSVGRISLRALSGVLRTALVIGILSGLTINLLTQAGLVLPQGVWDAADMIARSALPAALFGLGGVLFRYRPEGDMGAIALCCACALVLHPAITFATGHLLGLDRDGMRSAVLTASMAPGVNAYLFANIYGAARRVAASSVLIATALSTLTIWMWLAILP
- a CDS encoding ABC transporter substrate-binding protein yields the protein MKTTLILSTALSGLAFGATAQELNVVSWGGAYEVSQVEAYNKPFTAETGITVNMIAADNPATPLRAQVEAGNVTGDVFDIEVSDAIRLCDEGALVEIDPAMLPAAPDGTPAADDFVPGALQDCAVANIVWGTVIAYNTTKFEGEAPTTAADFFDTETYPGQRGLPRNPKRTLYLALIADGAAADEVYDLLATDEGVDRAFAKLDTIKDQTVWWEAGAQPVQLLADGEVTMTTAYNGRVFDAMVAEDQPFEIIWDGQYMDMDMFVIPVDAPNPEAAMEYLKFATDTQRLADQARYIAYGPARMSSASLVGLYQDDETEMAPHMPTSPAALENAVLDDPEFWADHAAELTERFNSWLASS
- a CDS encoding TatD family hydrolase, with product MHDATPLSLTDSHCHLDFPDFEGEHDALIARAHAAGVTRMVTICTRLRQEPQVRALAEAHAGVFYAAGTHPMSVADEPMATLDQLVALADHPKFVAIGETGLDYHYTAETAALQQDSLHIHIEAARVTGLPLIIHARDADEDMARILTEEHRAGAFGCVMHCFSSSPALAEAALDLGFYLSMSGIAAFPRSSDLRDIFKAAPLDRILVETDSPYLAPPPHRGRRNEPAYVAHTAAVGAQVFGLDLPDFAARTEANFDRLFAKAAR
- a CDS encoding ABC transporter permease, with protein sequence MALPSYASPLERVWHYAYLAGCAAIFFFLIAPIVVIIPLSFNAEPYFTFTDRMLEFDPEGYSTRWYSSLLTFGMQDPEATGWAFWSDAWANANWVKAAKNSIIIGVCSTIVATGLGTLAALGLSRPEMPYRRAIMAILISPMIVPLIITATGMFFFYSNPCELLTLVGLDPQCGRLAGSYLGVILAHATLGIPFVIITVTATLVGFDQSLNRAAASLGANPRTTFFKVTMPLILPGVVSGALFAFVTSFDEVVAVLFIAGPDQQTIPRQMWNGIREQISPAILAVATLLVIFSIALLTTVELLRRRSERIRGVTPR
- a CDS encoding MBL fold metallo-hydrolase, with translation MSGPTLRATILGCGSSGGVPRLGNRWGECDPANPRNRRRRCSLLVERDGPGGTTRVLIDTGPDLVPQMLDADVAVLDAVVYTHAHADHVHGIDDLRQMVFNARRILPIHADAPTAHALTTRFGYVFETPEGSQYPPICALHPITGRITVDGPGGPVALIPFRVQHGEITALGFRIGGLVYLPDVSAIPEAAWPLIQDAPVFICDALRPQPHPSHAHLALALDWIARSRSPRAILTNMHIEMDYATIAATTPAHVTPAHDGLQIVTTALTPDLPPAA